TTGAACCTGACCGATACGAGAAGCATCCGTGATCTGCTTGGTGAGAGTTTTTAAGCGTCTCTTCTAAGGCTCCCTCACGTGTTTAGCAAAAGGCGCGTATTCCTGACAGACAGGCGGGTGAGTTTGACGCCTGTCTGCATCAGGCCCGCTGCTTTCGGTAGACGAGAAAACCGACTGCTGTAGCGATAGCCATCAATATGGCCACAACGACGGCGATCAGGCGAGTATGATACTGCTCTTCTGTGATGGCCGGCCTTGCACCTTCTTGTAGAAGTATATTGCGCGCCGTTAGCTGGATCATTGCCGCGAGCTTTGCGTCCATGGCGACGGTTTCTTCATTCGTCTGCTTGCGCACAATGGCCGGATCAGGATAGGCTGTGATATAATAATTGTAATCACGACTGGCAAAAAAGAGATTCATTGAATTCATACGGCGTAGCGGGTGATTCTGCCGCCGGTACCGGATAGAATGAAATTCCAGCACCTCGATACCGCTGGAGGTCTCGACGGCAAGGTTCGTTGCCGCCATGTCGTCGGATTGTAGGCGTTCTGCAGGGGGATGAAACGTGCGCAGCGGATTGGGCTGGCAGAGCACGGCCACAAAAACGTGATTGGCCTGGTCGAACCCGAGAAGCGAATCGGGCTGTATCTCGACCGGTTGCAGACCTTCGCCGATGCGGATGCTCATCGCGCACTCTTCGATAAAAGCCGCACGGGCTTCCTGTTGCTGCACCGGGGGCTGAGCTTGCACCGTGCCGGTGATGGTAATGATCAGGATGATGGCGATGCGAAGTCGGATGTGCATGATCGCATCCTTGATATCAGGCCGTCATGCTGTCGCAAAGCCGAAAAAGTTCTGGACTCTTCTGCATTTCAGGCTGTTTTTCCTGTATGCGAAACCGTCGACTGTTCTCCTTCTTGATCCTCTTCTTGTTGTGGGGCTGCGTCGATGTGCGAAATACATTCATCGAATGGTTCTCGCCGGATTATCACGCGGAGCCGTCAGAGGTACAGCCGTCGATCCAATTGCAGCCCGTTTTCGAGGGGTTCCCTGCAATCACCGAGATCGTTTTTCTGCCGGGCAGCAGCAGCCGCTTTCTCGCACTACTGAAGGGAGGCTCTCTTCTCTGGTTTGACATTCCGACGAAGCGGACGGGCCAGTTATTAAAGCTCGATGTGCTCACGGCCTCAGAGCAGGGATTGCTTGGTCTGGCATTCTCGCCTACCTTTGCGCGAAGCGGCTTGCTATACCTTTACTATTCCGTCGATGTGAAAGGAAAGAAGATGAGCCGTATCTCGGAGTGGAAGGCGGATCGTCCCGATGATATCACCCGCAGTCGCATCACATCTGAGAGGATTCTTCTCGAAATCGAGCAGCCGTATGCGAATCATAACGGGGGTCGCATGGAGTTCGGTCCTGACGGATACCTGTACATCGGTCTCGGCGACGGCGGATGGCGAGCCGATCCGGGGCGGCACGGTCAAAACGGTCAAACCCTGCTCGGCAGTATTCTGCGTATCGACGTGCGTCCCGATAAGAACGGGCGACCGTATTCGATTCCGCATGATAATCCGAAGGGCGCTTGGGCACCTGAGGTCTTTGCTATAGGACTGCGCAATCCGTGGAAGTTCTCGTTCGCTCCCGATGGACGCCTTATCGTCGCCGATGTCGGGCAGGACAAATACGAAGAGATCTCGATCGTTCGTAAAGGCGGCAATTACGGCTGGAACATCCGCGAGGGCTTCCATTGTTTTGAACCGCCACAGGCATGTCGCACGGCCGGTCTGATTGATCCGATCTATGAATACTCGCATGACGAGGGAAAATCCATCACCGGCGGCTATGTGTACACAGGATCTGGCATCCCGTCTCTTCGCGGAAAATACGTTTTCGCAGACTTTGTTTCAGGTTGGATGCGAGCGATCACACTTCCGCGCGAGGGAAAGGCGCAGGCGATTGACCTCGGTAAATGGCCGATTCTGATCGCAACGTTCGGGCGGGCGGCTGATGGAGAGCTCTACGTGTCGGATTTCGGAAAAGGGACGATCTACAAGTTAACGGCGAAATAATCTGAGTTGCTGATTTTACAACTTTACGTCATCTGACTTCAAGGGTCGCTTGCGGCCACTGAATCTGAATTGGCGGTGTTGCATGAACTGGATAAAGAAAACGCTCCTGCTTGCTCTGATCGCTCCTCTGGCATTAGAGGCGCAAGAGATATCGGTTGAAGATGCCTTAAAGGATCGTCCTATCGGGCCCGAGGCTCCTTTGAAATACAGCGCCGGCTACGTTCGACTGAAATCGCTGTATATCGACTCCGCTCTTACAAAAGTAGGATTTGAATTTCTCAATTCCAGGCTGCTCAATGATCTGGCCGCACGAAAGACTTCCGGGCAGTTTTTGCAGAAGAACCCGATCATTCGGGGATTGGGCGGCGAGATCGGGCTGACTGCCGTTTCTGATGATGAAACGCGCGGCGGCCATTTTCATTTCGGATATTTCAAAGGCCGTAACGGTCACCTGTATTCATCGGGTTTCGCACGGAACACAAAGACCTATACGAATCCGATCACTCTTGCCGTCGTCAATATTGAAGACTCCATTTCGGCCTATGACGATCTATCTCTTGAGGGCATGGAGCTCGAAACATGGTCGGAGTACTATTTCATGCATTCAACGAAGAATCCGTACTTCAAGTTTTTCGGTCTGCGTTTCGGACTCGGCGCTTCGACCGAGAAGTCGCGCATGAGAGGTTATAAGGCATCAAGCGTTCTTACGACCGAAAACGGCACGCCCACGACAACGAACTATTATCCGGGTATTCTACCTACCGGACCGGCGCTTCGCCTGCAACAGATGGACTACAGGCAGAACGATCTCTATCTGATCGCCGGCCTGAGCTATAGAGCTCCTATCGGTCGCATGCATGAACTGGATGCCTCGGTAGAAAGCCTGCTATTCGGCGTCGGTGGCGGCTACTACGAATTCAGCGAGAGACTCGTTCCGACGGGGCCGGCTCCAACGAGCAATCCTATCAATACGGCGATGTATATATCGAACCTTTCGGCTTCCACTTCGCTTGAAGGCCCGGTGGCCTCAATCCTTCAGGGCTTGCGTTTTCGCCTTGGGTATACGTTCAAGCCGTCTGAAACGGTCGGTATTCGTATTATGTACGGGCAGACGCGTCGCAGCTATACGATGTACACGCCGAAGATCAAGGCAAGAGATGAAGACGCAGCGGCCTCGTTGATTCTCGGCGACATCGAGGGGTATGTGTCCAGAACGATTAAATCCATCGGCGTATCGAAGGTCTCTGTCGTCGATCTGCGGCGAGAGATATCGGTTGAAATTCAGTCGCGGTATTGAGCGGACTTCCGAAGTTCAGCTTTGGAAATCCTGATGGTCGATTTCAGTGAAAGATCTTGAGGCCGACCACGCCGATGATGATGAGCATGACCGACACGATCTGCAAAAGACTTGCGGCGTCTTTGAACAGAAAGACGCCGACGATAAATGTACCCGAAGCGCCGATTCCCGTCCAGACGGCATAGGCCGTTCCAATGGGAATCGTGCGCTGGGCCAGCCACAGGAACACTCCGCTTAACGTCATCGAGACGACGGCAAGGGCGATGCCGGGAACCTTGCTGTCCATTGTCTGTGAGAGTTTCAGGCCGAGCGGCCATCCGATCTCGAAAAGTCCGGCGATAAGCAGATAGATCCAGCTCATAGTTCGTTCTTTTGCCTCAGCCGATTTGAATCGATCCTGAGACTCTTCCTGTGCGGTACTTCAACCTCTGATCCTGTTCGGGCGTCGTTTCGGTTTAGCTGAGTTCCAGCCCGGAGCTATCCTTCCCTTCAGAGGCAAGGCGCTCTTCCATACGATCGAGGATGCGTTCGGCCGATGCCTCGAAGATCAGCGTTTCGTAGACGTCGCGCCGTAAGAAGCCTTCACGCACCATCGTTAACAGAAAGGTCTTGAGAGGATCGTAAAAATCACCGGTGTTCAGGAGGCCGATCGGACGGTTATGCAAGCCGAGCTGATACCAGGTGAATACTTCGAAGAACTCGTCCATCGTACCGATGCCGCCGGGAAGCACGAGAAAGGCGTCAGATAAACGAGTCATCACCGCCTTTCGTTC
This region of Leptonema illini DSM 21528 genomic DNA includes:
- a CDS encoding DMT family transporter, with translation MSWIYLLIAGLFEIGWPLGLKLSQTMDSKVPGIALAVVSMTLSGVFLWLAQRTIPIGTAYAVWTGIGASGTFIVGVFLFKDAASLLQIVSVMLIIIGVVGLKIFH
- a CDS encoding PQQ-dependent sugar dehydrogenase — protein: MRNRRLFSFLILFLLWGCVDVRNTFIEWFSPDYHAEPSEVQPSIQLQPVFEGFPAITEIVFLPGSSSRFLALLKGGSLLWFDIPTKRTGQLLKLDVLTASEQGLLGLAFSPTFARSGLLYLYYSVDVKGKKMSRISEWKADRPDDITRSRITSERILLEIEQPYANHNGGRMEFGPDGYLYIGLGDGGWRADPGRHGQNGQTLLGSILRIDVRPDKNGRPYSIPHDNPKGAWAPEVFAIGLRNPWKFSFAPDGRLIVADVGQDKYEEISIVRKGGNYGWNIREGFHCFEPPQACRTAGLIDPIYEYSHDEGKSITGGYVYTGSGIPSLRGKYVFADFVSGWMRAITLPREGKAQAIDLGKWPILIATFGRAADGELYVSDFGKGTIYKLTAK
- a CDS encoding TIGR00730 family Rossman fold protein — protein: MQAIRSVGIFLGSSTGINPLFGRKIADLCETFARRSIAVVYGGGNIGLMGLLADTAIKNGVHVTGVIPRHLIEREFGHDGIQDLRIVETMHERKAVMTRLSDAFLVLPGGIGTMDEFFEVFTWYQLGLHNRPIGLLNTGDFYDPLKTFLLTMVREGFLRRDVYETLIFEASAERILDRMEERLASEGKDSSGLELS